The Microbulbifer sp. YPW1 genome contains a region encoding:
- a CDS encoding TetR/AcrR family transcriptional regulator, with protein MVSSTVAGKESPGKTSRTTSAPDKKAEKREIAKTKILNATLDIIAREGLAALSHRSIASVAGVQLAMTTYYFGTIDNILVAAFRQFRANMEPVIKGLAQQLEELLASSAVADGSLASRQSYADAFASELEQYIDIHSSERVNLLRIECQYLFEQHPSQALTEEIQEYTDWVTSLALRFVSPLGGENPRMDAHMLLWTVQYLEFSTVTSVTIKGASNGDVLRRLLRGFCV; from the coding sequence ATGGTATCCAGCACCGTTGCTGGCAAGGAAAGCCCTGGAAAAACATCGCGCACGACTTCGGCACCGGACAAAAAAGCCGAGAAGCGCGAAATCGCCAAGACAAAGATCCTCAATGCCACCCTCGATATTATCGCCCGCGAGGGGCTGGCGGCGCTGTCTCACCGTTCCATCGCCAGTGTGGCCGGCGTTCAGCTGGCCATGACCACCTATTATTTCGGCACCATCGACAATATTCTGGTGGCCGCCTTCCGCCAGTTCCGCGCGAATATGGAGCCGGTGATTAAAGGGCTCGCGCAGCAACTTGAAGAATTGCTGGCCAGCTCCGCAGTGGCCGATGGAAGCCTGGCATCCAGGCAGTCCTATGCCGACGCATTTGCCAGTGAACTAGAGCAGTACATCGATATCCACTCAAGCGAGCGGGTGAACCTGCTCCGCATCGAGTGCCAGTACCTGTTTGAGCAGCACCCATCGCAAGCACTTACCGAGGAGATCCAGGAGTACACCGATTGGGTGACATCCCTGGCTCTGCGCTTCGTGTCTCCCCTGGGTGGTGAAAACCCGCGAATGGATGCCCACATGCTGCTGTGGACGGTGCAGTACCTGGAGTTCTCTACGGTGACCAGCGTGACCATCAAGGGCGCATCAAACGGCGATGTGCTGCGGCGTCTGCTGCGTGGATTCTGTGTTTGA
- the ampC gene encoding class C beta-lactamase, whose translation MLPPFVVIRSSASMLCRMSMLAGVWFCLVGAAQGQTVSPEQLEAVVIEAIQPLVEKHRVPGMALALTIDGEPYFFNLGETALEGGEPVTEHTLFEIGSVSKTFTATLAAYAEAKGALDFSKPVSAYLPPLRGSAMDSISVLNLATHTAGHFPLQLPSEVHSEAQLLEYFRNWQPQYTPGSKRTYANPGSGLLGLVAARSLNQPFAKAMQDSVFRGLGLSDTYVEVPQEKMAHYAEGHNRNHQPVRVNIGLLGEEAYGVRSSAADLTRFLAAQMALVKVGPEIQRALQATRQGYFRTDYYVQDMVWEQYSLPLEKNRLLAGNSRKMISEDHPVVTVIPPLSPQQNVLINKTGSTGGFSTYVAFIPEKKFGFVLLANKYFPNEDRIDMLYQILQAVLPEVTGGSETGAVDTDSGSP comes from the coding sequence ATGCTGCCACCTTTTGTCGTTATTCGCTCCAGCGCGAGCATGCTGTGCCGGATGTCCATGTTGGCGGGCGTTTGGTTTTGTCTGGTGGGCGCGGCACAGGGGCAAACGGTGAGCCCTGAGCAGCTGGAGGCTGTGGTGATTGAGGCTATCCAGCCGCTGGTGGAGAAACACCGCGTGCCCGGTATGGCGTTGGCACTGACCATCGACGGTGAGCCCTATTTCTTCAATCTCGGGGAGACCGCGCTGGAGGGGGGCGAGCCGGTTACCGAGCACACCCTGTTTGAAATCGGTTCGGTTAGTAAAACCTTTACCGCGACCCTGGCGGCCTATGCCGAAGCGAAGGGCGCGCTGGACTTCAGCAAACCGGTGAGCGCCTACCTGCCACCGCTGCGAGGCAGTGCGATGGATTCGATCTCCGTACTCAATCTCGCCACCCATACCGCCGGGCATTTCCCCCTGCAGTTACCTTCGGAAGTGCACAGCGAAGCGCAGTTGCTCGAGTATTTCCGCAACTGGCAGCCGCAGTACACACCCGGCAGCAAGCGTACCTATGCAAACCCCGGCAGCGGGTTGCTCGGCCTGGTCGCGGCGCGCAGCTTGAACCAGCCATTTGCGAAAGCGATGCAGGATTCTGTGTTTCGCGGACTGGGTCTGTCGGATACATATGTGGAAGTGCCGCAGGAAAAAATGGCCCACTACGCCGAGGGGCACAATCGCAACCATCAGCCGGTGCGAGTGAATATCGGTTTGCTGGGAGAGGAAGCGTACGGTGTGCGTTCCAGCGCGGCGGACCTCACACGGTTCCTGGCCGCACAGATGGCGCTGGTAAAAGTGGGGCCGGAAATACAGCGGGCCCTGCAGGCAACCCGGCAGGGTTATTTCCGCACGGATTACTATGTGCAGGATATGGTGTGGGAACAGTACAGCCTGCCACTGGAGAAGAATCGCCTGCTGGCCGGAAATTCCCGCAAAATGATCAGCGAAGATCACCCGGTGGTCACCGTCATCCCACCGCTGTCGCCGCAACAGAATGTGCTGATCAACAAAACCGGCTCTACCGGCGGATTCTCGACCTACGTGGCGTTTATTCCGGAGAAAAAATTTGGCTTTGTGCTGCTGGCCAACAAATATTTTCCCAATGAAGATCGCATAGACATGCTTTACCAAATCCTGCAGGCGGTACTGCCGGAGGTCACGGGGGGCAGTGAAACGGGCGCTGTCGATACCGATTCCGGGAGCCCGTGA
- the hutG gene encoding formimidoylglutamase, which translates to MLQLADMRLWSGRVDSEDGKAGKRWHQDIVPLHLDSPPGLAILGFASDEGVRRNKGRIGAAKGPRILRLALANLPKTFAAPLYDAGNVRVEKDDLESGQSMLGARITDLMTGGHFPLVLGGGHEIAFGSYQGIARWMREQHRDKTLGIINFDAHLDLRLPAPKGSSGTPFFQIAEQCDVNGRPFNYLCVGAAATANTPALYNRAEELGAQVISDREIVPWRLELVQKQIADFIERVDFVYLTIDLDVFPAAVMPAVSAPAGRGVAFELFEPLLDTVLESKKVCLADIAEFNPYFDIEDHAARTAARVIFQIANGIKG; encoded by the coding sequence ATGTTACAGCTGGCTGATATGCGCCTGTGGAGCGGGCGAGTAGACAGTGAAGACGGCAAGGCCGGAAAGCGCTGGCACCAGGATATCGTCCCGCTGCACCTGGACAGCCCGCCCGGCTTGGCCATTCTAGGTTTCGCCAGCGATGAGGGTGTGCGCCGCAACAAGGGGCGCATCGGCGCCGCCAAGGGCCCGCGGATCCTGCGCCTGGCGCTGGCGAACCTGCCCAAGACCTTTGCCGCACCGCTGTACGATGCCGGCAATGTGCGGGTGGAAAAAGACGACCTGGAATCCGGTCAGTCCATGCTCGGCGCACGGATTACCGACCTGATGACCGGCGGGCATTTCCCGCTGGTACTGGGGGGCGGCCACGAGATTGCCTTCGGCAGTTATCAGGGCATCGCCCGCTGGATGCGCGAGCAGCACCGCGACAAGACCCTTGGCATCATCAACTTCGATGCGCACCTGGATCTGCGCCTGCCGGCACCGAAAGGCTCTTCCGGCACGCCCTTTTTCCAGATCGCGGAGCAGTGCGACGTCAACGGCCGGCCATTCAATTACCTGTGCGTGGGGGCTGCAGCCACCGCCAATACCCCGGCGCTATACAACCGCGCGGAAGAGTTGGGGGCGCAGGTGATTTCCGATCGTGAAATCGTGCCCTGGCGTCTCGAGCTGGTGCAGAAGCAGATCGCCGACTTTATCGAGCGGGTGGACTTCGTTTACCTGACCATCGACCTGGATGTATTTCCCGCCGCGGTAATGCCCGCGGTGAGCGCGCCCGCCGGGCGTGGTGTGGCGTTTGAACTGTTCGAACCGCTGCTGGACACGGTGCTGGAATCGAAAAAGGTGTGTTTGGCGGACATTGCCGAGTTCAACCCCTATTTCGATATCGAGGACCACGCCGCGCGCACCGCAGCGCGGGTTATCTTCCAGATTGCCAACGGCATCAAGGGGTAA
- the hutI gene encoding imidazolonepropionase: protein MTERCDLLITNINAATMDPAMPGAYGAVEDAAVAVTGNKIVWIGPRRELPDAIADTVIDGEGQWLTPGLIDCHTHLVYGGHRAGEFARRLGGESYEEVARSGGGILSTVRATRGATADELYRDAEPRLRALLAEGVTTIEIKSGYGLELDTELKQLRVARRLAQHYPVNILTTCLAAHALPPEYDGRADDYIDLVCNEILPAVAKEQLADAVDMFCETIAFSVEQCQKVIAAAQKLDLPVKVHAEQLAATGATRMAARAGALSVEHIEYITDEDVAAMAESGTAAVLLPGAFYSLKETRVPPVDKLRAAGIPMAISTDLNPGSCPIASLRLMMNMSCNLFGLTPAEALAGVTRAAARALGVCCSRGVLRAGLRADMALWPMETPDQLAYEVGALKPADIFVGGQHVTAG from the coding sequence ATGACTGAACGCTGTGATCTGCTGATTACCAATATCAACGCGGCCACCATGGACCCGGCAATGCCCGGTGCCTATGGTGCGGTGGAGGATGCCGCGGTGGCGGTGACCGGCAACAAGATTGTCTGGATCGGCCCGCGCCGCGAGCTGCCCGATGCGATTGCGGACACCGTGATCGATGGGGAAGGGCAGTGGCTGACGCCCGGGTTGATTGATTGCCACACCCACCTTGTGTACGGCGGCCACCGCGCCGGTGAGTTCGCCCGTCGCCTCGGTGGCGAGAGTTACGAGGAGGTTGCCCGTTCCGGGGGCGGTATCCTGTCCACCGTGCGCGCAACCCGCGGTGCTACCGCCGACGAGCTCTACCGGGACGCGGAACCGCGCCTGCGCGCCCTGCTCGCGGAGGGTGTCACCACCATTGAAATCAAATCCGGTTACGGCCTGGAGCTGGATACCGAGCTAAAGCAACTGCGGGTGGCCCGTCGCCTGGCTCAGCACTACCCGGTGAATATCCTCACCACCTGCCTCGCCGCCCACGCCCTGCCGCCGGAGTACGACGGCCGCGCCGACGACTATATCGATCTGGTGTGCAACGAAATTCTGCCCGCGGTCGCCAAGGAACAGCTGGCGGATGCGGTGGATATGTTCTGTGAAACCATCGCCTTCTCTGTGGAGCAGTGTCAGAAAGTGATCGCCGCCGCGCAAAAACTCGATCTGCCGGTAAAGGTCCACGCAGAACAGCTCGCCGCCACCGGTGCCACCCGTATGGCTGCCCGCGCCGGCGCCCTGTCGGTGGAGCATATTGAATATATTACCGACGAAGATGTAGCGGCCATGGCCGAGAGCGGTACCGCTGCGGTACTGCTGCCGGGTGCCTTCTATTCCCTGAAGGAAACCCGCGTTCCGCCTGTGGATAAACTCCGTGCTGCGGGAATACCCATGGCCATTTCCACGGATCTCAACCCTGGCAGCTGTCCCATAGCATCACTGCGACTGATGATGAATATGAGTTGTAACCTGTTTGGTCTCACCCCCGCCGAAGCCCTGGCCGGTGTCACCCGCGCCGCGGCACGCGCCCTGGGTGTGTGTTGTTCCCGCGGTGTGTTGCGCGCCGGGCTGCGTGCGGATATGGCACTGTGGCCGATGGAGACGCCGGACCAGCTCGCCTACGAGGTGGGGGCACTGAAACCCGCAGATATTTTTGTTGGGGGGCAACATGTTACAGCTGGCTGA
- a CDS encoding DUF2164 domain-containing protein yields MQEIEFSKDQKERMVGKIKSYFSDELQQDIGGFEAEFLIDFFAKELGPYFYNRGLFDAQQVFNEKTEEAGYVIQELEKPEGY; encoded by the coding sequence ATGCAAGAAATTGAATTCTCGAAAGACCAGAAAGAAAGAATGGTTGGCAAGATCAAGTCCTACTTCAGCGATGAGCTGCAGCAAGATATCGGTGGGTTTGAGGCGGAGTTCCTGATCGACTTTTTCGCCAAGGAATTGGGGCCCTACTTCTACAACCGCGGCCTTTTCGATGCTCAACAGGTATTCAACGAAAAGACCGAAGAGGCCGGGTATGTCATCCAGGAACTGGAAAAACCCGAAGGCTACTAG
- the map gene encoding type I methionyl aminopeptidase: protein MNKVQVKTPQQQALMRESGRLLSEVFQMLDSFVAPGVSTMEIDRQVEDFITNTLAARPASKGQYDYPYSLNTSINDVVCHGMPSASRKLKSGDIVNLDITLEKNGYIADSSKMYLVGDVSPAARKLVNTTYDAMWCGIHSVRPGATLGDIGHAIQQHAEQYGYSVVRDYCGHGIGREMHEAPQVLHFGRPGTGEVLKEGMTFTIEPMINQGTHKTKTQKDGWTVVTRDGKLSAQWEHTVLVTTDGFEVLTLRADESVTSDTQKRG, encoded by the coding sequence GTGAATAAGGTGCAGGTAAAAACACCGCAGCAACAGGCGTTGATGCGCGAGTCGGGCCGCTTGCTGAGCGAAGTATTCCAGATGCTGGATAGCTTCGTGGCGCCGGGGGTGAGCACCATGGAAATCGACCGTCAGGTGGAAGACTTCATCACCAACACCCTCGCTGCCCGCCCCGCCAGCAAGGGGCAGTATGACTACCCCTACTCCCTGAACACCTCCATCAATGACGTGGTGTGTCACGGTATGCCAAGCGCGTCGCGCAAGCTGAAAAGCGGCGATATCGTCAATCTGGACATCACCCTGGAAAAAAATGGCTACATCGCCGACTCCAGTAAAATGTATCTGGTCGGTGACGTCTCCCCCGCTGCGCGCAAGCTGGTGAACACAACCTACGACGCCATGTGGTGCGGTATCCACTCGGTGCGTCCCGGCGCCACCCTCGGAGATATCGGCCATGCGATCCAGCAACACGCCGAACAGTATGGTTACAGTGTGGTGAGGGATTATTGTGGCCACGGCATCGGCCGTGAAATGCACGAAGCCCCGCAAGTCCTGCACTTCGGCCGCCCCGGCACCGGCGAGGTACTGAAAGAGGGAATGACCTTCACCATCGAACCCATGATCAATCAGGGCACACACAAAACAAAAACCCAAAAAGACGGATGGACGGTAGTAACACGCGATGGGAAATTGTCTGCACAATGGGAGCACACGGTGCTGGTGACCACGGATGGATTTGAGGTACTCACCTTGAGAGCGGACGAATCCGTCACTTCCGATACGCAGAAGCGAGGGTAA
- the hutC gene encoding histidine utilization repressor: MSSQSPATTTDTGSQPRYAAIKAHIRAQIESGEWPAHFRVPSENQLSQDFSVSRMTARRALSELTDEGVLIRSQGLGTFVAEPVPAGSLLEVRNIADEIAARGHSYANRILKLEQTTASTEVAVALGLAEGAAVYHSIIVHLDNDLPIQFEERYTNPTLVPDYLHQDFSAATPNEYLTHVAPLTEVDTTVEAIGADETVARALEIQPGTACLQIWRRTKSSAGTVSFARLVHPGNRYRLGAQLRF, from the coding sequence ATGAGTAGTCAGAGTCCCGCCACCACCACGGATACCGGCAGCCAGCCGCGCTACGCCGCGATCAAGGCCCATATCCGCGCCCAGATCGAATCCGGCGAATGGCCCGCCCACTTCCGCGTGCCTTCGGAAAACCAGCTCTCCCAGGACTTCAGCGTCAGCCGCATGACCGCCCGCCGGGCCTTGTCAGAGCTTACCGACGAAGGCGTACTCATCCGCTCCCAGGGCCTCGGCACCTTCGTCGCCGAACCGGTACCGGCAGGCTCCCTGCTGGAAGTACGCAACATAGCCGACGAAATTGCCGCGCGCGGTCATAGCTACGCCAACCGCATTCTCAAACTCGAACAGACAACCGCCAGTACCGAAGTCGCCGTCGCCCTCGGCCTTGCCGAAGGCGCCGCGGTATACCACTCCATCATCGTGCACCTGGATAACGATCTGCCGATCCAGTTCGAGGAACGCTATACCAACCCCACACTGGTGCCGGACTACCTGCACCAGGACTTCAGCGCGGCCACACCCAACGAATACCTGACCCACGTAGCGCCACTGACGGAAGTGGATACCACGGTTGAGGCCATTGGCGCAGACGAGACTGTCGCACGTGCGCTGGAGATCCAGCCTGGCACCGCCTGCCTGCAGATCTGGCGACGCACTAAAAGCAGCGCGGGCACCGTCAGCTTCGCGCGACTGGTGCATCCGGGAAATAGATACCGGCTGGGTGCGCAACTGAGGTTTTAA
- a CDS encoding ParD-like family protein → MGIVKISDTLHDDIRGASAVMSRSINAQAEFWIRIGMLAELNPELNYNQLCKMLLRNPSASLEALTRE, encoded by the coding sequence TTGGGAATCGTAAAAATATCCGACACGCTGCACGATGATATCCGCGGTGCCAGCGCCGTTATGTCCCGTTCCATTAACGCCCAGGCCGAGTTCTGGATTCGCATCGGCATGCTCGCGGAGCTCAATCCCGAGCTGAATTACAACCAGCTGTGCAAGATGCTGCTGCGGAACCCATCGGCTAGCCTGGAGGCTCTGACCCGTGAATAA
- a CDS encoding NUDIX hydrolase encodes MRSFLTKAILTLFAAGALVALLFVVFPGLKYEVYRKLPPKIRWNISYALTDKFVVGMVYFVERNNQLLLVRHSYQDKWALPGGWVERNESFEESARRELREELDIRIDDFEVLEVDKVPRSGIINIAIRGRLKDKQVAIRDGEIYGYRFFELHMLPDDVIYTHKPYIKRYLEARRPPRIPPVEQPSQRRAAPER; translated from the coding sequence ATGCGATCATTTCTGACAAAAGCCATTCTCACGCTGTTCGCCGCAGGCGCGCTGGTAGCACTGCTATTTGTCGTATTTCCCGGGCTCAAATACGAGGTCTACCGCAAGCTGCCACCCAAAATCCGCTGGAACATATCCTATGCGCTGACCGATAAATTCGTGGTGGGCATGGTGTACTTCGTGGAGCGCAACAATCAGTTGCTGCTGGTGCGCCACTCCTACCAGGACAAGTGGGCGCTACCCGGCGGCTGGGTAGAGCGCAACGAATCGTTCGAGGAATCGGCGCGGCGAGAGCTGCGCGAGGAACTGGACATCAGGATCGATGACTTCGAGGTACTGGAGGTCGACAAGGTACCGCGCTCGGGGATCATCAACATCGCTATCCGCGGGCGCCTCAAGGACAAGCAGGTGGCCATCCGCGACGGCGAAATCTACGGCTACCGGTTCTTCGAGCTGCATATGCTCCCGGACGATGTGATCTACACCCACAAGCCCTATATCAAGCGTTACCTGGAGGCGCGGCGCCCACCAAGGATCCCCCCGGTGGAACAGCCCAGCCAGCGACGCGCCGCACCGGAGCGCTGA
- a CDS encoding pseudouridine synthase translates to MRPYNPPTDPYLDVVYSDAHLLVLDKPSGLLTVPGRDPAHKDSLASRAQQEYPDALIVHRLDMDTSGLVVMARGPDIHRQLSGLFQQRAVEKIYIARVWGEPREEDGEVDLPLICDWPNRPRQKVDFEVGKPSQTRWKKLSSDGRTSLLELTPITGRSHQLRVHMQALGHPILGDPFYAHEEALTAAPRLLLHAQELGFTHPVLERPLHFMCNPGAEFQLEQV, encoded by the coding sequence TTGCGCCCCTACAACCCGCCTACCGATCCATACCTGGATGTCGTCTACAGTGACGCCCACTTGCTGGTGCTGGACAAACCCAGTGGCCTGCTGACCGTGCCCGGGCGCGATCCCGCGCATAAAGACAGCCTCGCCAGTCGCGCGCAGCAGGAATACCCGGACGCGTTGATCGTGCACCGGCTGGATATGGATACCTCCGGCCTTGTGGTCATGGCGCGGGGGCCGGATATCCACCGCCAGTTGAGCGGTCTGTTTCAGCAGCGCGCGGTGGAGAAAATCTATATCGCGCGGGTATGGGGAGAGCCGCGGGAGGAAGACGGGGAGGTGGACTTGCCGCTGATCTGCGACTGGCCCAATCGACCCCGGCAGAAAGTGGACTTCGAGGTAGGCAAGCCGTCACAGACACGCTGGAAAAAGCTTTCCAGCGACGGCCGTACCAGCTTGCTGGAATTGACCCCGATCACTGGCCGCTCGCACCAGTTACGTGTGCATATGCAGGCCTTGGGACATCCCATTCTTGGGGATCCCTTTTACGCCCATGAGGAAGCCCTGACGGCAGCGCCGCGATTGCTGCTACATGCGCAGGAGTTGGGTTTTACGCATCCCGTACTGGAACGGCCTTTGCATTTTATGTGTAACCCCGGTGCAGAATTTCAACTTGAGCAAGTGTAA
- a CDS encoding thioesterase family protein, whose translation MSKTPPEEYFTREHYRVFYPITTRWHDNDIYGHVNNVTYYSYFDSAVNRYLIEEGGLDIHSSEVVAFVVNSSCDYRAPLAYPQQLEAGIRVEKLGNSSVVYRVGIFPAGDTRAAASGSFTHVFVARAENRSVPIPEPIRQALSRIE comes from the coding sequence ATGTCAAAGACACCACCGGAAGAGTACTTCACCCGGGAGCACTACCGGGTGTTCTACCCCATCACCACCCGCTGGCACGATAACGATATCTACGGCCACGTGAACAACGTGACCTACTACAGCTACTTCGACAGTGCGGTAAACCGCTACCTGATTGAAGAGGGGGGATTGGATATCCACAGCAGTGAGGTGGTCGCGTTTGTGGTCAACTCCAGCTGCGACTACCGCGCGCCCCTGGCTTATCCGCAGCAACTGGAAGCGGGTATCCGGGTGGAGAAACTCGGTAACAGCTCGGTGGTTTACCGGGTGGGCATTTTCCCCGCGGGTGATACCCGGGCAGCGGCCAGTGGAAGTTTTACTCATGTATTTGTCGCGCGCGCGGAAAACCGCTCGGTGCCCATTCCCGAACCCATTCGACAGGCGCTGTCCCGCATCGAATAG
- a CDS encoding iron-containing alcohol dehydrogenase, whose protein sequence is MRDFTFSTTRTIVCEAGAADRLAEHCRAAGAGRVLLVTDNGILNAGLLDSVLPGFDSADLRLGIFDRVEADPKSATVEAAAQAARALGAEMIVGFGGGSSMDVAKLVAVLAHGDCRQSLEELYGVGNVQGPRLPLLQVPTTAGTGSEVTPIAIVTTGETTKAGIVSPHLQPDTALLDARLTLGLPAHVTAATGIDAMVHAIEAYTTAHKKNPISDMLAREALSLLATNIATATHRGFDLEARGKMLLGALYAGQAFANAPVAAVHALAYPLGGRFHIPHGLSNSLVLPHVLRFNAPAAAELYAQLAQTIMGVECPSGSAQDKTEALICWLENLIAELGLPTKLRDCGVTEDSLAQLAADAMEQQRLLVNNPRAVTEQDALAIYRAAF, encoded by the coding sequence ATGCGAGATTTCACTTTTTCCACCACCAGAACCATCGTTTGTGAGGCCGGCGCGGCAGACCGCCTGGCCGAGCACTGCCGTGCAGCCGGTGCCGGGCGGGTGCTGCTGGTCACCGACAATGGCATCCTGAACGCCGGCCTGCTGGACAGCGTATTGCCGGGATTCGACAGCGCTGACCTGCGCCTGGGGATTTTTGATCGGGTAGAAGCCGACCCCAAAAGTGCCACCGTGGAAGCGGCAGCTCAGGCCGCCCGCGCGCTGGGCGCAGAAATGATCGTGGGTTTTGGCGGCGGCAGCTCCATGGATGTGGCCAAGCTGGTCGCGGTGCTGGCGCACGGAGATTGCCGGCAATCCCTGGAAGAGCTCTATGGAGTGGGCAATGTGCAGGGACCGCGTTTGCCCCTGCTACAGGTGCCCACTACTGCGGGCACCGGCTCTGAAGTTACGCCCATTGCCATTGTCACCACCGGTGAAACCACCAAGGCCGGCATTGTCTCCCCGCACCTGCAGCCGGACACCGCGCTACTCGATGCCAGACTTACCCTCGGCCTGCCCGCCCATGTGACTGCCGCCACCGGCATCGACGCCATGGTGCATGCGATTGAGGCCTACACCACCGCCCACAAGAAGAATCCGATATCGGATATGCTGGCCCGCGAGGCGCTGAGCCTACTGGCCACCAATATCGCCACTGCCACCCATCGCGGATTCGATCTGGAGGCCCGCGGCAAGATGCTGCTGGGGGCGCTGTATGCCGGCCAGGCATTCGCCAATGCGCCGGTGGCCGCCGTACACGCGCTGGCATATCCTCTCGGCGGGCGTTTCCATATTCCCCACGGCCTCAGTAATTCCCTGGTATTGCCCCATGTTCTGCGCTTCAACGCGCCGGCGGCGGCCGAACTTTATGCGCAGCTGGCGCAGACCATCATGGGGGTGGAATGCCCCAGCGGGAGCGCTCAGGACAAAACCGAAGCGCTGATCTGCTGGCTGGAAAACCTGATCGCGGAATTGGGACTGCCCACTAAATTGCGGGATTGCGGTGTTACCGAAGACAGCCTGGCACAACTCGCCGCCGATGCGATGGAGCAGCAGCGATTGCTGGTAAACAATCCCCGCGCGGTCACCGAGCAGGATGCACTGGCGATCTACCGGGCAGCGTTTTAA